Proteins encoded in a region of the Atopobium sp. oral taxon 416 genome:
- a CDS encoding UTRA domain-containing protein has translation METENIGIQSHTVPAFDQQTPSSTASTTLRASNESQLLHELLAHVLKDRIISGEWPAGSRIMSEHALQECYGVSRGTVRRALAQLVQEGLLVQRKGKGTFVTRSGVAHPASARPLSFARALKEQGYDFVTRVLTKEVLPAPAEVTKTLGLAQRTPALFMRRVRYVQDRPVVCQESWENLNACPDLSTHDFEHESLFDAVERSSGHTIAASQIKSTAQKAGREHAGYLGIAPDEPVLVLEQVISLDNHVPIEWSLTWLCGGQGVFGVASQQEISPVKVPHAAMPQPAAEEGLSKEKEQELRLAALDIRQAVVNTAHRYRDLAFHFGGALSAAEIFAALFLDVMHTGHDGTPWEQRDRFVLSKAHAAIGLYPVLLKAGFISQKDIDRGLFGKDAVLFKHPQRDPSRGLETSGGSLGMGLGYAAGLALALRKKQPKVRVFCLVGDGECNEGSIWEAASFAGHYKLSNLVCIVDANGMQLDGTTAKVSDSGPLAAKFAACGFEALDVDGQSVQELHRALTHPHTLPLALIAHTTKGEGLSFSENKVEWHDHKLDEGLFEQACAEIERQREAIEHA, from the coding sequence ATGGAAACAGAAAATATCGGAATACAGTCACACACTGTACCCGCCTTTGATCAACAGACTCCATCCAGCACAGCCTCAACGACGTTGAGAGCAAGCAATGAGAGCCAATTGCTGCATGAACTGCTTGCGCATGTGCTGAAGGATCGGATCATCTCAGGGGAGTGGCCTGCTGGCAGTCGCATCATGAGTGAGCATGCCCTCCAGGAGTGCTATGGAGTCTCTCGGGGCACGGTACGCCGTGCCTTGGCGCAATTGGTGCAAGAGGGGCTTTTGGTGCAGAGAAAAGGCAAAGGGACGTTTGTGACCCGCTCTGGCGTCGCCCATCCCGCCAGCGCCCGCCCGCTTTCGTTTGCCCGTGCCCTGAAAGAGCAGGGCTATGACTTTGTGACGCGCGTGCTGACCAAAGAGGTCCTCCCGGCACCAGCAGAGGTGACCAAAACCTTAGGTTTGGCTCAGCGTACCCCCGCGCTGTTCATGCGCCGCGTGAGATATGTTCAGGACCGCCCAGTGGTGTGCCAGGAGAGCTGGGAAAATCTCAACGCGTGCCCTGACCTGTCGACGCATGACTTTGAGCACGAATCGCTGTTTGATGCGGTGGAGAGAAGCTCGGGTCATACCATCGCTGCTTCACAGATTAAAAGTACCGCTCAGAAGGCTGGGCGTGAGCATGCGGGCTACCTGGGTATTGCACCTGATGAACCGGTCCTAGTCCTCGAGCAGGTTATCAGCCTGGACAACCATGTACCGATCGAGTGGAGCCTTACCTGGCTCTGTGGCGGACAGGGCGTGTTCGGGGTGGCCTCACAGCAGGAAATCAGCCCGGTAAAGGTACCGCACGCCGCAATGCCGCAACCTGCCGCAGAAGAGGGTCTCTCAAAAGAGAAAGAACAGGAACTGCGCCTTGCAGCCCTCGATATCAGGCAAGCTGTTGTCAACACCGCCCATCGCTATCGCGACCTCGCCTTCCACTTCGGTGGAGCGTTGAGCGCCGCTGAGATCTTTGCGGCCCTCTTCTTGGATGTCATGCACACCGGCCACGACGGAACACCGTGGGAGCAGCGTGACCGCTTTGTGCTCTCTAAGGCACACGCGGCGATCGGGCTGTATCCCGTGCTCCTCAAAGCAGGCTTTATCAGCCAGAAAGACATTGACCGCGGGCTCTTCGGAAAAGATGCGGTCCTCTTCAAGCATCCGCAGCGGGACCCGAGCCGAGGCCTTGAGACTTCTGGAGGATCTCTCGGTATGGGCTTAGGCTATGCTGCAGGATTGGCGTTGGCTCTCCGCAAGAAACAGCCAAAAGTACGGGTCTTCTGCCTGGTCGGTGATGGGGAGTGCAATGAGGGAAGCATCTGGGAGGCAGCCTCCTTTGCAGGGCACTACAAGCTTTCCAACCTCGTGTGTATCGTCGATGCAAACGGCATGCAGTTGGACGGTACGACGGCGAAGGTCTCAGATTCTGGACCGCTGGCGGCAAAGTTTGCAGCCTGCGGGTTTGAGGCTCTCGACGTCGATGGCCAATCGGTGCAGGAGCTGCATCGGGCCCTAACGCATCCACATACGCTTCCGCTGGCGCTGATCGCCCACACCACCAAAGGTGAGGGCTTGAGCTTCAGCGAAAACAAGGTGGAATGGCATGACCACAAGCTGGACGAGGGTCTCTTCGAGCAGGCCTGCGCAGAGATAGAGCGGCAACGGGAGGCAATCGAGCATGCTTAG
- a CDS encoding transketolase family protein, protein MLSVDTKESTMDTAQARALDALDARAVFGSTMEELARQYEDLRVVVSDYGRRLELGKLQAQHPDMVVQCGIAEQNQIEIASALANEGSLVFAASYAPFITARVLDQIRVNLGMMKSPVILVGLGGGFSSGELGTSHMGLEDIADLRAIPGISVIAPSDNAQLSLVLKDLARHPRPCYVRITTGHDAIAASSEGTRFGFGKARTLKAFDTGKPHSVAILATGTLAGSALRAAHQLTDQSINVCVTEVATIKPLDTAAIASLTHGVRLIVTVEEHSIIGGLGGAVAEYLAGIPAGAPLLRLGVPDTYLEADVQEHLLERCGLTADGIAQAISAALVKQSAPSLR, encoded by the coding sequence ATGCTTAGTGTGGATACAAAAGAGTCGACCATGGATACTGCCCAGGCCCGGGCGCTCGACGCACTCGATGCCCGCGCCGTATTCGGCTCCACAATGGAAGAGCTGGCCAGACAGTATGAGGACCTGCGCGTCGTGGTATCCGACTATGGGAGACGCCTCGAGTTGGGTAAGCTGCAGGCACAGCATCCCGATATGGTGGTCCAATGCGGCATCGCGGAGCAGAACCAGATTGAGATCGCCTCAGCCTTAGCTAACGAGGGGTCACTGGTCTTTGCGGCTTCCTATGCCCCCTTTATCACAGCACGGGTGCTTGACCAGATACGGGTGAATTTGGGGATGATGAAAAGCCCGGTGATCCTGGTTGGATTGGGCGGTGGCTTTAGCTCAGGGGAGTTGGGAACCTCCCATATGGGTCTTGAGGATATCGCTGATCTGAGAGCGATCCCTGGTATCTCGGTGATTGCCCCCTCTGACAACGCCCAACTTAGCCTGGTCCTGAAGGATCTGGCACGGCATCCCCGTCCCTGCTACGTGCGTATCACTACCGGGCATGATGCAATAGCCGCCTCAAGCGAGGGGACTCGGTTTGGCTTCGGCAAAGCCCGTACCCTGAAGGCATTCGATACAGGAAAGCCCCACAGTGTCGCCATCCTTGCCACCGGTACGTTAGCCGGAAGCGCGCTCCGCGCGGCACATCAGCTCACAGACCAGAGTATAAACGTCTGTGTTACGGAAGTCGCTACGATCAAACCGCTGGATACTGCAGCGATCGCCTCGCTTACTCACGGTGTACGGTTGATCGTCACGGTTGAGGAGCACAGCATCATCGGCGGGCTGGGAGGGGCTGTCGCCGAATATCTTGCTGGCATCCCCGCAGGAGCACCGCTGCTGCGCCTCGGTGTGCCGGACACCTATCTGGAAGCGGATGTTCAGGAACATCTTCTAGAGCGCTGTGGCCTTACTGCTGATGGCATCGCACAGGCAATCAGCGCTGCTTTGGTCAAACAGAGCGCCCCTTCACTCCGATAA
- a CDS encoding iron-containing alcohol dehydrogenase, with protein sequence MGRYTNPRDIYFGEGSRHEVKNLKGKKAFVVSGGHSMRRGGFLQELQKDLEDAGFEVKLFEGVTSDPSVDVVMEGAKAMQEFQPDWIVAIGGGSPIDAAKAMWVFYEYPDEKFDNILQPFSFPELRHKAHFCAISSTSGTGTEVTAFSVITDYKKGIKYPLGDFQITPDVAIVDPELTYSMPAKLAAHTGMDALTHCIEAYVSTAASMFTDADALHGIREVTEWLPKSYTGDHEARQHMHGAQCLAGLAFSSGLLGITHSMAHKTGAAFSGGHIIHGAANAMYLGKVIQWNSHDSRAKERYGYIAKEILHLPGDTDDQRVANLVQYIRGMNDKMNIPQAIDNYAEGGVKADATGKPVMVSEKEFLEKLPKIAENAVGDACTPENPRKTDAADFEKLLKCCYYDEPANF encoded by the coding sequence ATGGGCCGTTATACCAATCCACGTGATATCTATTTTGGAGAGGGCTCTCGTCACGAAGTAAAGAATCTTAAAGGCAAGAAGGCATTTGTTGTCTCTGGCGGACACTCTATGCGTCGTGGGGGCTTCCTGCAGGAGCTGCAGAAGGACCTCGAGGATGCCGGCTTTGAAGTAAAGCTGTTTGAGGGCGTTACGTCTGATCCTTCTGTCGATGTTGTTATGGAAGGCGCCAAGGCAATGCAGGAGTTTCAGCCTGACTGGATCGTTGCAATCGGCGGTGGCTCCCCGATTGACGCTGCTAAGGCTATGTGGGTCTTCTACGAGTATCCTGATGAGAAGTTCGACAACATTCTTCAGCCGTTCAGCTTCCCTGAGCTCCGCCACAAGGCTCACTTCTGTGCAATTTCCTCTACGTCCGGCACCGGCACTGAGGTGACTGCATTCTCCGTCATTACTGACTACAAGAAGGGTATCAAGTACCCGCTGGGTGACTTCCAGATCACCCCGGATGTCGCAATCGTCGACCCTGAGCTCACCTACAGCATGCCTGCAAAACTCGCTGCCCACACCGGCATGGATGCACTGACGCACTGCATTGAGGCGTATGTCTCAACCGCCGCTTCTATGTTCACCGATGCAGACGCACTGCACGGCATTCGTGAGGTCACCGAGTGGCTGCCGAAGAGCTACACGGGCGATCATGAGGCTCGTCAGCATATGCACGGAGCACAGTGCCTCGCTGGTCTGGCATTCTCCTCTGGCCTGCTCGGCATCACCCATTCCATGGCCCACAAGACTGGTGCAGCCTTCAGCGGCGGCCACATTATTCACGGTGCTGCTAACGCAATGTATCTGGGTAAGGTCATTCAGTGGAACTCTCACGACAGCCGTGCGAAGGAGCGCTACGGCTACATCGCCAAGGAGATCCTGCATCTCCCGGGCGACACCGACGATCAGCGTGTCGCGAACCTCGTCCAGTATATCCGTGGTATGAACGATAAGATGAACATCCCTCAGGCAATTGACAACTACGCTGAGGGCGGCGTTAAGGCTGACGCAACTGGCAAGCCAGTCATGGTCTCTGAGAAGGAGTTCCTCGAGAAGCTGCCGAAGATCGCTGAGAACGCTGTCGGCGACGCCTGCACGCCTGAGAACCCGCGCAAGACTGATGCTGCTGACTTCGAAAAGCTGCTCAAGTGCTGCTACTACGATGAGCCGGCCAACTTCTAA
- a CDS encoding ATP-binding protein: MRDMGADGLLEALLAQDDSVCMGMPLEQKMQMAVGKAHAGYVADKIYNLVKRANLRYPQADVRRIDYAKERGLDRVLSGELATCGFATRGQDVVLFGPAGTGKTYLACALAKEACAWKDAHELHQVPRP, from the coding sequence ATGAGGGACATGGGAGCGGACGGGCTGCTCGAGGCGCTCCTTGCCCAGGACGATTCCGTCTGCATGGGGATGCCCCTCGAGCAGAAGATGCAGATGGCGGTCGGTAAGGCGCATGCAGGATATGTCGCCGACAAGATCTACAACCTCGTGAAGAGGGCGAACCTCAGATATCCGCAGGCAGACGTGCGCCGCATCGACTATGCAAAGGAGCGCGGGCTCGACCGCGTGCTCTCAGGCGAGCTCGCGACCTGTGGGTTCGCCACGAGAGGCCAGGACGTCGTGCTCTTCGGGCCTGCAGGCACGGGAAAGACCTATCTCGCCTGCGCGCTTGCAAAGGAGGCGTGCGCCTGGAAGGATGCGCACGAACTACATCAGGTGCCCCGACCTTAA
- a CDS encoding ATP-binding protein, with amino-acid sequence MRTNYIRCPDLKEAWKNAQERPGGVAKAVRKYGAFQVLVLDEWLLSRPDDGFCRFLLEIFELRYDERSTIFLHPVPAEGLACPPRRGCDCRGGHGPHRPQDGMGRHGRDEHACCCQGCSIFRSQILMQ; translated from the coding sequence ATGCGCACGAACTACATCAGGTGCCCCGACCTTAAGGAGGCCTGGAAGAATGCGCAGGAGCGTCCGGGAGGGGTCGCGAAGGCCGTGAGGAAATACGGGGCCTTCCAGGTCCTCGTCCTCGACGAATGGCTGCTCAGCAGGCCGGACGACGGCTTTTGCCGCTTCCTGCTCGAGATCTTCGAGCTGCGCTACGACGAGAGGTCGACGATCTTTTTGCACCCAGTACCGGCAGAAGGACTGGCATGCCCGCCTCGGCGCGGATGTGACTGCCGAGGCGGGCATGGGCCGCATCGTCCACAAGACGGCATGGGTCGACATGGGAGAGATGAACATGCGTGCTGCTGCCAGGGCTGCAGCATCTTCCGGTCCCAGATCCTGATGCAGTGA
- a CDS encoding glycoside hydrolase family 1 protein: MPQDFMWGVATSANQVEGAWNEDGKGMSIADCERYNPHQDLNDYKRVNSMSTAELNQAIKDHSTKKWGKRHGVDFYHRYPSDLKLLAKAHINAFRISIAWTRIYPNGDDSEPNQKGLEYYDSLFKTMKDYGIQPIVTLSHYEMPLNLVLKYDAWFDKKVADYFVKFSKTVIDRYHNLVKYWIPINEIDSIVRHPFSSAGLVEDRFPDQNFTQVIYQAMHNQFIASAKITAYIHKNYPEAKVGSMITSTMVYPYNSDPRNMFKATETMRENYNFSDIQVRGAYPKVLLDHMKKIGVDIPITQEDKALLEANTADFVAFSYYSSVCTAYDTTGLKITKANRTTGVYNKYLPESEWGWQIDPVGLRIILINLFDRYQKPLFIVENGLGAKDALTSNNYVHDQYRIDYLRQHIKQMLLSLQNDGIDLMGYLMWGSTDMVSASTTQMSKRYGLIYVDLDDNGNGSYTRTLKDSYYWYQKLLSFGTEIPTAYLEND, translated from the coding sequence GTGCCGCAAGATTTTATGTGGGGTGTTGCTACTTCTGCTAATCAGGTCGAAGGTGCCTGGAATGAGGATGGCAAGGGTATGTCGATCGCTGATTGTGAGAGATACAATCCGCATCAAGACTTGAATGATTATAAAAGAGTCAATAGCATGTCGACTGCAGAATTAAATCAGGCTATCAAGGATCATTCCACTAAAAAATGGGGCAAGCGTCACGGCGTAGATTTTTACCATCGCTACCCCTCCGACTTAAAGTTACTAGCTAAAGCACACATTAATGCCTTTAGAATTTCTATCGCTTGGACCAGAATTTATCCGAATGGGGATGATTCTGAACCTAATCAAAAGGGGTTAGAATACTACGATTCATTGTTTAAGACAATGAAAGATTATGGCATTCAACCTATCGTAACTTTATCGCATTATGAAATGCCTTTAAATCTCGTGTTGAAGTATGATGCGTGGTTCGACAAGAAGGTAGCAGACTACTTCGTTAAATTTTCTAAAACAGTTATTGATCGTTATCATAATTTAGTTAAATATTGGATTCCGATCAATGAAATCGACAGCATTGTTCGGCACCCCTTCTCGTCAGCAGGATTAGTAGAAGATCGTTTTCCTGATCAAAATTTTACGCAAGTAATTTATCAGGCAATGCATAACCAATTTATTGCTTCAGCTAAGATTACTGCTTACATTCATAAGAATTATCCTGAAGCTAAAGTTGGTAGCATGATTACTAGTACGATGGTCTACCCTTACAATAGCGACCCTCGAAATATGTTTAAAGCCACTGAGACTATGCGCGAAAACTATAATTTTAGTGATATTCAAGTTCGAGGTGCTTATCCTAAAGTTTTATTGGATCATATGAAAAAAATAGGTGTGGACATCCCGATCACTCAAGAAGATAAAGCTTTGCTTGAAGCTAATACAGCTGACTTTGTTGCATTTTCCTACTACTCATCAGTCTGCACAGCATATGATACGACAGGATTGAAAATTACTAAAGCTAACCGTACGACAGGTGTTTACAATAAATATTTACCTGAAAGTGAATGGGGCTGGCAGATTGATCCAGTCGGTCTACGAATTATCTTGATTAATCTATTTGATCGTTATCAAAAGCCACTGTTTATTGTAGAAAATGGTTTGGGTGCTAAAGATGCCTTAACTTCAAATAATTACGTTCATGATCAATATCGGATAGATTATTTGCGTCAGCATATTAAGCAAATGCTTCTTTCCCTCCAAAATGATGGTATTGACTTAATGGGCTATCTGATGTGGGGGTCAACAGATATGGTTTCGGCGTCAACGACACAAATGTCAAAGCGCTATGGCTTAATCTATGTGGATTTGGATGATAACGGTAATGGTAGCTACACAAGGACGTTAAAAGACTCCTATTACTGGTATCAGAAGTTGTTAAGCTTTGGTACCGAAATCCCCACCGCTTATCTAGAAAATGACTAA
- a CDS encoding PTS beta-glucoside transporter subunit IIBCA, translated as MKYKKMCEQIIRAVGGESNISSVVHCSTRLRFVLKDESKANDSEAENIDGVLQVVKKGGQYQLVIGNTVEDVYDDLMQLLHLDNSNTDSTDNKSKKKGNIFDTIISVITGSIAPAIPLLAGAGMGKVLLLILTITGCLSDESQTYQMLNLIFDTGYYFMPVYVGFSAAKVFNTNQMLGAFLGLVTEHPLWVQIVNAEKPFHFLGVNVPLIQYSSTLITAILSVWIMSYVYKFIRRITPGMVKVFLEPMLTMLIMGPLTFIVLGPISNWISQGIGFIAMWLYHNAGLVAIPILAAAYPWLVSIGIHKALSPISIQLVATQGFDPIIRVVALCSNMSQAAASLAVGLKTKNQKLRSLALSSSATAYLGGITEPALFGVNLRLKKPMYGAMIGGAIAGVVASFLKLKAFIYVTPAFLSLPMWISKTENFVIQAIYIIVIASIATFIATWIIGFKDPVDEDQIKKAAKEKENFKQDHQKHELHSPANGTLKDVSKVDDPTFASGVMGKGIAIIPSEGKIFAPDNGIVTATFETHHAIGLHLDNDADVLIHIGIDTVQMKGTGFKQLVNKGDHVKKGQELVDFDIDEIKKAGYDPTVIMIVLNSKDFLEVLPSLQDKEMTKSVKAGDNVMVLA; from the coding sequence ATGAAATATAAAAAAATGTGTGAGCAAATCATTAGGGCTGTTGGTGGTGAAAGCAATATTAGCTCCGTTGTTCACTGTTCAACACGTTTGCGTTTTGTTCTAAAAGATGAAAGTAAAGCTAACGATAGTGAAGCCGAAAATATTGATGGTGTTTTACAGGTAGTTAAAAAGGGCGGGCAATATCAGTTAGTTATCGGTAATACAGTTGAAGATGTTTACGATGATTTAATGCAATTACTCCATTTGGATAATAGCAATACCGATTCTACTGATAACAAGTCAAAGAAAAAGGGCAATATTTTTGATACGATTATCAGTGTAATTACTGGATCAATTGCGCCAGCTATTCCATTACTGGCTGGTGCTGGTATGGGAAAGGTTTTGCTTTTAATTTTGACAATCACTGGCTGTTTGTCAGATGAAAGTCAAACTTACCAGATGCTTAACTTGATCTTTGACACAGGATATTACTTTATGCCTGTTTACGTTGGTTTCTCAGCTGCCAAGGTCTTTAACACAAATCAAATGCTTGGCGCTTTTCTAGGTTTAGTAACTGAGCATCCCTTATGGGTGCAAATCGTTAATGCTGAAAAGCCATTTCATTTTTTAGGCGTTAACGTACCTTTGATTCAATACTCATCAACTTTAATTACGGCTATTTTGTCAGTTTGGATTATGTCTTATGTTTATAAGTTTATACGTAGGATTACACCAGGAATGGTCAAAGTTTTCCTGGAACCAATGTTAACTATGCTAATCATGGGACCGTTGACATTCATAGTTCTTGGACCTATTTCAAACTGGATTTCACAAGGTATTGGATTTATTGCAATGTGGTTGTACCACAATGCAGGATTGGTTGCTATTCCTATTTTGGCTGCTGCCTATCCTTGGTTGGTTTCTATCGGTATCCACAAAGCTCTGAGTCCAATTAGTATTCAATTAGTTGCAACGCAGGGATTTGATCCGATCATTCGTGTTGTCGCTTTATGTTCTAACATGTCACAAGCTGCCGCTTCATTAGCAGTTGGTTTAAAGACAAAAAATCAAAAATTAAGATCATTAGCTCTTTCATCAAGTGCTACTGCCTACTTGGGTGGTATTACTGAACCAGCTTTGTTTGGTGTTAACCTTCGTTTAAAGAAGCCAATGTACGGTGCCATGATTGGTGGTGCTATTGCTGGTGTTGTTGCAAGTTTCTTAAAGTTAAAAGCATTTATTTATGTAACTCCAGCATTTTTGAGCTTACCAATGTGGATTTCAAAGACTGAAAACTTTGTTATTCAAGCAATTTATATAATTGTAATTGCTAGTATTGCAACCTTTATTGCAACTTGGATCATTGGATTCAAAGATCCAGTTGACGAGGATCAAATTAAGAAAGCAGCTAAAGAAAAAGAGAACTTTAAACAAGATCATCAAAAGCATGAATTACATAGTCCAGCTAATGGTACATTGAAAGATGTTTCCAAGGTTGATGACCCTACTTTTGCTAGTGGAGTGATGGGTAAAGGTATTGCTATTATTCCTAGTGAAGGTAAAATCTTTGCACCAGATAACGGTATCGTTACAGCTACTTTTGAAACTCACCATGCAATTGGATTACATTTAGATAATGATGCTGACGTATTGATTCATATTGGAATTGATACTGTTCAAATGAAAGGTACAGGATTTAAACAATTAGTTAATAAAGGTGATCATGTTAAGAAGGGACAAGAACTAGTTGACTTTGATATTGATGAAATCAAAAAAGCAGGTTATGATCCAACTGTCATTATGATTGTCTTAAATAGTAAGGACTTCTTAGAAGTTTTACCCTCATTACAAGACAAAGAGATGACTAAATCAGTTAAAGCCGGCGATAATGTTATGGTCTTAGCGTAG
- a CDS encoding IS3 family transposase — protein sequence MDRYIVWYNTTRRKRSLKGVSPMEFRQSLGLALAA from the coding sequence ATCGACCGCTACATCGTCTGGTACAACACGACAAGGCGCAAGCGCTCGCTTAAAGGAGTGAGCCCGATGGAGTTCAGGCAGAGCCTCGGCCTCGCACTGGCAGCTTAG
- a CDS encoding Mur ligase family protein has protein sequence MNTAKTPTLADLSRLLQEKGSLSPVSEPLTAEEAALTITGADCDSRVVKPHHLFICKGAQFKSNYLSAAKQAGTVAYLCDEERADELKAIEPTLPALVTNQLRPAMADVSAAAFGHPDRELTTIGITGTKGKSTTGYMVRSVLEAGSQHPTCGLIGSVEYFDGIVQEEAVNTTPESPDLWRHIANMRDSGLPYAVMEISSQALKYNRVDNLSLDVGAFLNIGYDHISPLEHPTWEDYFQSKLKIFDHAQAAVVNLNSDHADRILARSHECTQVLTFSTTDSTATVSARDIQSSFGSIQFVCTTPSWKDPIKLVMPGLFNVDNALAAIAICEYLHIPYEQVAEGLAHTKVPGRMELIPTPGRQVMGIVDFAHNKMSFEKFFPNVKKEFPGYKVIAVFGATGDKAVERRYELPKAAAPYADKLIYTLDDPGYEKVEDICRTMAEATPAGADYEIIPDRAHAVQRAVDLAYSCDQPTLVCLLARGTEGAEHIKGKLVPAPLDADLFNDAVKRHS, from the coding sequence ATGAACACTGCAAAGACACCTACACTGGCAGACCTTTCCCGTCTGCTGCAGGAGAAGGGCTCCCTTTCTCCGGTCAGTGAGCCCCTTACTGCAGAAGAGGCGGCGCTGACCATCACCGGAGCCGACTGTGACTCCCGCGTCGTTAAGCCCCACCACCTCTTTATCTGTAAGGGTGCACAGTTCAAGAGCAACTATCTGAGCGCCGCCAAACAGGCAGGTACTGTAGCGTATCTGTGCGATGAGGAACGCGCAGACGAGCTCAAGGCGATAGAGCCGACGCTTCCCGCGCTCGTCACCAACCAGCTGCGTCCCGCAATGGCAGACGTCAGCGCTGCGGCCTTCGGACACCCTGACCGGGAGCTCACCACCATCGGTATCACCGGCACCAAAGGCAAATCGACCACAGGCTACATGGTGCGCTCGGTGCTTGAAGCGGGATCTCAGCATCCCACCTGCGGTTTAATCGGCTCGGTCGAATACTTCGACGGGATCGTGCAGGAGGAAGCGGTCAACACCACCCCGGAGTCTCCGGACCTCTGGCGCCACATCGCAAATATGCGTGACAGCGGCCTTCCCTATGCGGTAATGGAGATCTCAAGCCAGGCGCTCAAATACAACCGTGTGGATAACTTAAGTCTCGATGTCGGCGCGTTCCTCAATATTGGGTATGACCACATCTCCCCTTTAGAGCACCCCACTTGGGAGGATTACTTCCAGAGCAAACTCAAGATCTTTGACCATGCACAGGCGGCGGTCGTCAACCTCAACTCGGACCATGCGGACCGTATCCTGGCGCGCTCCCACGAGTGTACGCAAGTACTGACCTTCAGCACCACGGACTCAACGGCGACTGTTTCAGCGCGCGACATTCAATCCTCATTCGGAAGCATCCAGTTCGTGTGTACCACCCCCAGCTGGAAGGACCCGATCAAACTGGTGATGCCCGGCCTCTTCAACGTCGATAACGCGCTTGCCGCAATCGCGATCTGCGAGTATCTGCATATCCCCTATGAGCAGGTCGCTGAAGGCCTCGCCCACACGAAGGTCCCCGGCAGGATGGAGCTTATCCCCACCCCGGGCCGCCAGGTGATGGGAATCGTCGACTTTGCGCACAACAAGATGTCTTTTGAGAAGTTCTTCCCCAATGTGAAGAAGGAATTCCCGGGCTACAAGGTGATCGCGGTCTTTGGGGCCACTGGCGACAAAGCAGTCGAACGGCGCTACGAGCTGCCCAAGGCTGCAGCACCCTACGCGGACAAACTGATCTACACGCTCGATGACCCGGGTTATGAAAAGGTGGAAGACATCTGTAGGACAATGGCAGAGGCGACCCCGGCAGGAGCTGACTATGAGATCATCCCTGACCGCGCACATGCGGTGCAGCGGGCCGTCGATCTCGCCTACTCGTGCGACCAGCCCACCCTCGTATGCCTCTTGGCACGGGGGACTGAAGGCGCTGAGCACATCAAAGGCAAACTGGTACCTGCCCCGCTCGATGCAGACCTCTTCAACGACGCTGTGAAACGCCACTCCTAA
- the rdgB gene encoding RdgB/HAM1 family non-canonical purine NTP pyrophosphatase, translating into MKSGYTPNNTIVVATGNLHKVTEIEAILGPILADKHFVALGELGDFPDPEENGTSFDENALIKAHAALDETEFTQAIADDSGLCVDALDGAPGIFSARWAGEHGDDKANNEKLKRAMQEVPDGKRQAHFHSSVVLVTRGEDGEEDLFGEGDCVGTIGYECRGMHGFGYDPLFLPTDAPGKTMAELTPEEKNTVSHRFHALVDLAQKLKE; encoded by the coding sequence ATGAAGAGCGGATATACCCCAAACAACACGATTGTCGTGGCAACCGGAAACCTCCATAAGGTCACTGAGATTGAGGCGATTCTGGGCCCGATCCTGGCCGACAAACACTTTGTCGCGCTGGGGGAGCTGGGTGACTTCCCGGACCCTGAAGAGAATGGGACGAGCTTCGACGAGAATGCCTTGATCAAGGCACACGCCGCCCTCGATGAGACTGAATTTACCCAGGCGATTGCGGATGATTCGGGTCTGTGCGTCGACGCCTTAGATGGTGCGCCAGGAATCTTCTCTGCCCGCTGGGCCGGAGAGCACGGTGACGACAAAGCGAACAACGAGAAGCTCAAGCGTGCGATGCAGGAGGTACCTGACGGTAAGCGCCAGGCTCACTTTCACTCCTCAGTGGTCTTGGTGACCCGCGGTGAGGATGGGGAGGAGGATCTCTTCGGCGAGGGCGACTGTGTTGGCACGATCGGATACGAGTGCCGCGGTATGCACGGCTTTGGCTACGATCCACTCTTTCTACCGACGGATGCGCCGGGGAAAACTATGGCGGAACTGACACCGGAGGAGAAGAACACAGTCTCCCACCGATTCCACGCCCTGGTGGATTTGGCCCAGAAGCTCAAGGAATAG